A genomic region of Brevibacillus sp. JNUCC-41 contains the following coding sequences:
- a CDS encoding DEAD/DEAH box helicase: MTEFIDLGVSPAINMILKQIGITTPTPIQEKSIPDILAGRDVIAKAQTGTGKTLAFLLPILEKVDPAASHIQSLIVTPTRELALQITAELKKFSNEMEGLQVLAVYGGQDVEQQMKKLTRNISVVVATPGRLLDHLRRGTIDLSQTGTLVLDEADQMLHIGFLPEVEEIMGQLPEERQTLLFSATMPEQVHQLAKRYMTKPLTAAVKAEQVTVEKIRQLVIETTDRAKQSSLINMIKEEQPYLAIIFCRTKRRVSVLNDALKAAGFNSEELHGDLSQAKRERVMKNFRDAKLQYLVATDVAARGLDVEGVTHVFNYDVPEDAESYIHRIGRTGRAGENGLAVTFIATKDLQLLSEIEKGISMKIERRTIEGVKMFQPDEVRQKRKRYEDSSDEGTRRPRSGGGRKHRERIDTRGPNRGSHRSVNQADNREIEREKPRGGQVENGRGPRREDTRGGRVENGRGPRREDTRGGRVENGRGPRREDTRGGRMENGRGPRREDTRGGRSEDSRGPRRDNPRGDQRDSRRQGPSNLRGGSGSSPNRGRNR; this comes from the coding sequence ATGACAGAATTCATCGACCTTGGCGTCAGCCCGGCGATTAACATGATATTAAAGCAAATAGGAATAACCACTCCTACCCCGATCCAGGAAAAATCGATACCAGATATCCTTGCTGGAAGGGATGTCATCGCGAAGGCTCAAACGGGGACAGGGAAGACTTTGGCATTTTTGCTGCCAATCCTGGAAAAAGTAGATCCCGCCGCATCCCACATACAATCCCTGATCGTCACGCCAACCAGGGAATTGGCTTTGCAAATCACTGCTGAATTGAAGAAATTCTCTAATGAAATGGAAGGACTCCAAGTGCTTGCAGTATATGGCGGACAGGATGTCGAGCAACAAATGAAAAAGCTGACAAGAAACATCTCCGTGGTGGTCGCCACGCCAGGCAGGCTTTTAGATCATTTACGAAGAGGCACCATCGATCTATCACAAACTGGAACACTCGTGCTGGATGAAGCTGATCAAATGCTACATATTGGGTTCTTACCAGAGGTCGAAGAAATTATGGGACAGCTTCCAGAGGAACGCCAAACGTTGCTCTTTTCAGCGACGATGCCTGAACAGGTGCATCAATTGGCAAAACGCTATATGACTAAACCATTAACTGCCGCGGTGAAGGCCGAGCAAGTAACGGTCGAGAAAATCAGGCAGCTTGTCATCGAGACTACCGATCGTGCCAAACAGTCATCATTAATCAACATGATCAAAGAAGAACAGCCATACCTTGCAATCATATTTTGCCGTACAAAACGTCGCGTTTCGGTTTTGAATGATGCCTTGAAGGCAGCTGGATTCAACTCTGAAGAGCTTCATGGTGACCTTTCACAGGCAAAGCGTGAACGTGTCATGAAAAACTTCAGAGACGCAAAGCTTCAATATTTAGTGGCAACGGACGTTGCTGCACGAGGACTCGATGTAGAAGGTGTGACACATGTTTTTAATTATGATGTTCCCGAGGATGCAGAAAGTTACATCCACCGAATTGGCCGGACAGGCCGAGCGGGTGAGAATGGCTTGGCTGTAACTTTCATAGCAACGAAGGATTTACAGCTTTTAAGCGAGATTGAAAAAGGGATCTCCATGAAGATCGAAAGAAGGACGATTGAAGGAGTGAAAATGTTCCAACCCGATGAGGTGAGGCAAAAGAGGAAACGCTATGAAGACTCTTCTGATGAAGGTACCCGCCGACCGCGTTCGGGAGGGGGAAGGAAACACCGGGAACGGATAGATACGAGAGGACCGAATCGAGGCAGTCACCGTTCTGTAAATCAAGCGGACAATCGTGAAATCGAGAGGGAGAAACCACGGGGAGGCCAGGTGGAAAACGGCCGCGGACCTAGACGTGAGGATACACGGGGAGGCCGGGTGGAAAACGGCCGCGGACCTAGACGTGAGGATACACGGGGAGGCCGGGTGGAAAACGGCCGCGGACCTAGACGTGAGGATACACGGGGAGGCCGGATGGAAAACGGCCGTGGACCTAGACGTGAGGATACACGGGGAGGCAGGTCGGAAGACAGCCGTGGTCCAAGGCGTGACAATCCACGAGGAGATCAAAGAGACAGCCGTAGACAAGGGCCAAGTAATCTTAGAGGTGGATCTGGCAGCAGCCCCAATAGAGGGAGAAACCGGTAA
- a CDS encoding NCS2 family permease yields the protein MFKLKERNSNIKTEVLAGLTTFLTLAYIIVVNPMILSDAGVPFDQAFTATIIAIIIGTLSMALLANYPIVIAPAMGLNAYFAYSVLGTHDISYTVAFSAVFVTGIIFILLSLTSFRSKLIEAIPNNLKHAISAGIGLFITFIGLRLSGVVTQHESNLVTLGSFRDPNVALTLVGLVITIVLIVRNVQGAIFIGMIVTAIIAFFTGQLEINGLVSTPSLPEGIIVANPITSIADVINYGLYGVVFSILLVMLFDTTGALLGIVRQAGLLKDNKLEKSGSAFFADSIGTTVGAMFGTSPTAASVESSAGVGAGGKTGLTALVVAILFLMTAFFSPLIGAVSNVAAITAPSLIIVGSMMIKSINEIDWTHFDESFPAFLVIVAMPLTSSIANGIALGFISYPILKMARGKFREVHPFVYMFAVLFLYQLIFLA from the coding sequence ATGTTTAAATTAAAAGAACGGAATTCAAATATTAAGACGGAAGTACTTGCGGGGCTTACAACCTTTTTAACTCTGGCTTATATCATCGTTGTAAACCCAATGATCCTTTCTGATGCCGGCGTTCCATTCGACCAGGCATTCACGGCAACCATAATCGCAATAATAATCGGTACCCTAAGCATGGCCCTTTTAGCCAATTACCCTATTGTCATAGCACCGGCAATGGGATTGAATGCTTATTTTGCATACTCGGTATTGGGAACCCATGATATTTCATACACAGTTGCCTTCTCTGCAGTCTTTGTTACCGGTATCATCTTTATCCTTTTATCCCTGACCTCTTTCCGCTCAAAATTGATCGAGGCCATCCCAAATAACTTGAAGCATGCAATCAGTGCCGGAATCGGTCTTTTCATTACCTTCATCGGACTTCGCTTGTCAGGTGTCGTCACACAGCATGAATCCAACCTGGTTACCCTTGGAAGCTTCAGGGATCCTAATGTGGCGCTTACATTGGTTGGTTTGGTCATAACGATTGTGTTGATCGTTCGTAATGTGCAGGGAGCAATATTCATCGGAATGATCGTGACTGCCATAATCGCCTTCTTTACAGGCCAATTGGAAATTAACGGTCTAGTTTCCACCCCTTCATTACCTGAAGGGATTATAGTCGCCAATCCAATCACATCCATCGCCGATGTCATTAACTACGGCCTTTATGGCGTCGTCTTCTCCATTTTGCTTGTAATGCTTTTCGACACGACCGGTGCTTTATTAGGCATAGTCCGGCAAGCTGGATTGCTGAAGGATAATAAGCTTGAAAAATCCGGCAGTGCCTTCTTTGCGGATTCCATCGGCACTACTGTTGGCGCCATGTTCGGTACAAGCCCGACCGCTGCCTCAGTTGAATCATCAGCCGGTGTAGGAGCGGGCGGCAAGACAGGTTTAACCGCGTTGGTTGTGGCCATCCTTTTCTTAATGACCGCCTTCTTCAGCCCACTGATAGGAGCTGTCTCAAATGTAGCGGCAATCACGGCACCTAGCTTGATCATCGTCGGAAGCATGATGATTAAAAGCATTAATGAAATTGACTGGACACACTTTGATGAATCATTCCCAGCCTTTTTGGTCATTGTAGCCATGCCATTAACATCAAGCATCGCCAACGGGATAGCACTCGGATTCATCTCCTATCCCATTTTAAAAATGGCAAGGGGCAAATTCCGGGAAGTGCATCCGTTCGTGTACATGTTTGCCGTTTTATTCCTTTACCAACTTATTTTCCTGGCTTGA
- a CDS encoding ParM/StbA family protein → MSSRIAAVDVGNDAIKAIFGKLESELYIPNVIAKDIEDRPVIGIEELDEKNPLEGIHIRVHSPALQDNNAIYRVGNLATKSDNPTELDLGSSKSEEDQTLVMLFAALALDAAKLGDNDTFKKVNNVVEANYTLGTGLPLREVKEGKDVGYRSKLLGSVHQVEFLITPKYQGMKVNIKFDEVKVYPEGFAAYINLVMDKDLNIINRELIDRRILIQDIGGLSTDIAVIKNRKVDDDKAQGFNLGVAEALESIREEIRKKHGVELDSRRDVVEIITKKNDRNHIMVRGSRTSVHDIVDRILGELAKKQYRHLRNVWQKNSQTEICYFVGGGSIVLKDYLKTLNQNFDGYNIDFFEDERESVWMMANAYYKLISDFNRRRNAKEQNQSQQKKKEQRTGSIK, encoded by the coding sequence ATGAGTTCTAGAATCGCAGCAGTAGACGTAGGAAATGATGCTATCAAGGCTATTTTTGGAAAGCTAGAGTCTGAACTTTATATACCGAACGTCATTGCAAAAGACATAGAAGACCGTCCGGTCATCGGGATTGAGGAACTTGATGAAAAAAACCCATTGGAAGGTATTCATATTAGGGTCCATTCACCGGCTCTGCAAGACAATAATGCGATTTATCGCGTTGGGAACTTGGCGACAAAAAGTGATAATCCTACCGAATTGGATTTAGGAAGCAGTAAATCGGAAGAAGATCAAACATTAGTCATGCTTTTTGCGGCTCTTGCATTGGACGCTGCAAAGTTGGGGGACAATGATACATTCAAAAAAGTGAATAACGTAGTGGAAGCCAACTATACGCTTGGAACAGGGTTGCCACTTCGGGAGGTCAAAGAAGGGAAAGACGTAGGGTACCGCTCGAAATTACTTGGCTCAGTCCACCAGGTGGAATTTTTAATTACCCCTAAATACCAAGGCATGAAGGTTAATATAAAATTTGATGAAGTGAAAGTCTATCCAGAGGGCTTTGCTGCATACATAAATTTGGTCATGGATAAAGATTTGAATATCATTAACCGTGAATTAATAGATAGAAGAATACTCATCCAGGATATCGGTGGATTATCGACGGATATCGCTGTCATTAAAAATCGTAAAGTTGACGATGACAAGGCACAAGGATTTAATTTGGGAGTAGCTGAAGCCCTTGAATCGATCCGTGAAGAAATCAGGAAGAAACATGGTGTCGAGCTGGATAGCAGGCGCGACGTCGTTGAAATCATCACGAAGAAAAATGATCGCAATCATATTATGGTTCGCGGAAGCAGGACAAGCGTCCATGATATCGTCGACCGCATTTTAGGTGAATTGGCCAAAAAGCAATATCGTCACCTGCGCAACGTATGGCAAAAAAATTCCCAAACGGAAATCTGCTATTTTGTAGGCGGGGGATCGATTGTCCTGAAAGATTACTTGAAAACATTGAATCAAAATTTCGATGGCTACAATATAGACTTTTTCGAAGATGAGCGGGAAAGCGTTTGGATGATGGCAAACGCCTATTATAAATTGATTTCGGATTTTAATCGCCGCCGGAATGCAAAGGAACAGAATCAGTCACAGCAAAAGAAGAAAGAACAAAGAACGGGCTCCATTAAATAG
- a CDS encoding FAD-dependent oxidoreductase, giving the protein MTETNTDLPRFPEPYWRSALTFPSFSKLETDINTDVLIVGGGITGITSAYLLAKQGVKVTLIDAGEILTGTTGHTTAKITAQHGLIYDQLITDHGEEKAKLYYEANADGMKLIKDLVEEHSIECNLTAQDAYVYANTDEYKIKIQNELKAYQKLGIRGDYAESIPFSIPSKAAVIMKDQAQFHPLKYLTALISTILESGGEIYERTTAMKIEDGDPPTVQTDNGHTIKSNQVIVASHFPFNDEKGLYFARVHVDRSYVLGIRTEQEYPGGMYYSADSPTRSLRYTELDNGEKLILVGGDGHKTGQGVSMIEHYEALKDFSSQYFDVKDIPYRWSAQDIVTPDNIPFVGPVTSNNPNVLIATGYAKWGMTNGSIAAKILTDRVLQRDNRYADLYDPARLKGTKNIVQDNADVAKHLIKSKLAIIHKTPEDIGIDEGAIVKVNGDKAGCYRDHDGQLHIVDSTCTHMGCEVAWNSGDRTWDCPCHGSRYSIAGEVLNGPAVEPLKKIR; this is encoded by the coding sequence ATGACTGAAACAAATACAGACCTTCCCCGGTTTCCGGAACCCTATTGGCGCAGTGCGTTAACTTTCCCATCTTTTTCTAAACTAGAAACAGATATAAACACTGATGTTTTAATAGTAGGCGGCGGAATAACTGGAATCACTTCTGCTTATCTACTAGCCAAACAAGGTGTTAAAGTCACACTGATTGATGCAGGCGAAATCCTAACTGGAACGACAGGACACACTACAGCAAAAATCACGGCCCAGCATGGCTTAATTTATGACCAATTGATAACTGATCATGGAGAAGAGAAGGCCAAACTTTATTATGAAGCCAATGCAGATGGAATGAAGCTTATTAAAGACTTGGTAGAAGAACATTCTATTGAATGTAATTTGACTGCACAGGATGCCTATGTCTACGCAAATACAGATGAATATAAAATTAAAATTCAAAATGAACTGAAAGCCTATCAAAAGCTAGGCATTCGTGGAGATTATGCAGAGAGTATCCCTTTCTCCATCCCTTCTAAAGCTGCGGTGATCATGAAAGATCAAGCACAATTTCACCCGTTAAAATATTTAACGGCCCTCATTTCGACCATTCTCGAAAGTGGAGGAGAAATTTATGAACGGACAACGGCAATGAAGATTGAAGACGGCGATCCACCAACCGTTCAGACGGATAATGGACATACAATCAAAAGCAATCAGGTAATCGTTGCCTCCCACTTCCCTTTTAATGATGAAAAGGGCTTATACTTTGCCCGTGTCCATGTAGATAGGTCCTATGTGCTTGGAATCAGGACTGAACAGGAATATCCCGGTGGGATGTATTACAGTGCAGACAGCCCTACCCGCTCCCTTCGCTATACGGAATTGGACAATGGGGAAAAACTTATACTAGTCGGCGGCGATGGTCATAAAACAGGACAGGGAGTCTCGATGATCGAGCATTATGAAGCACTGAAGGACTTCAGTTCCCAATATTTCGATGTGAAGGACATTCCCTACCGCTGGTCGGCACAAGATATTGTGACACCGGATAATATCCCCTTCGTCGGACCAGTGACATCCAATAATCCAAATGTTTTGATAGCTACCGGCTATGCGAAATGGGGAATGACGAATGGATCGATTGCAGCCAAGATCTTAACTGACCGGGTTTTGCAAAGGGATAACCGCTATGCGGACTTGTATGACCCAGCCCGGTTAAAAGGCACGAAGAATATAGTCCAAGATAATGCTGATGTAGCGAAGCATTTAATCAAAAGCAAATTGGCCATCATTCATAAAACGCCTGAAGACATAGGTATTGATGAAGGAGCAATCGTGAAGGTGAATGGAGACAAGGCCGGATGTTACCGTGATCATGATGGCCAGCTTCATATTGTCGATTCCACATGTACGCACATGGGGTGTGAAGTTGCCTGGAATAGCGGCGACCGTACTTGGGATTGCCCATGTCATGGCTCCCGCTACTCCATCGCTGGTGAAGTATTGAATGGCCCTGCTGTTGAACCTTTGAAAAAAATACGCTGA
- a CDS encoding YwbE family protein: MNGKNRKDITPGASVDIVLKADQRSGKLTSGTVKDILTNSSTHPHGIKVRLTDGQVGRVQVIHK, translated from the coding sequence ATGAACGGTAAGAATCGGAAGGACATTACCCCAGGTGCCTCTGTGGACATTGTACTTAAAGCAGATCAACGCAGCGGAAAACTGACAAGCGGCACTGTAAAGGATATTTTGACCAACTCAAGCACTCACCCTCATGGAATTAAAGTAAGATTGACTGATGGCCAGGTTGGCAGGGTTCAAGTCATTCATAAGTAA
- a CDS encoding SIMPL domain-containing protein: protein MQEYNAPDRVHYRNDEHTLKVSGSGTLSAAPDQATITLGVITEDKDPQKAQQANSQAIANVIASLKSAGIPEEQLKTSDYRIDPQYDFIDGKELFKNYKVQHIIQAQTTEIEKIGSIIDTAVRSGANSITSIRFSLSNPDAYYNQALSLALKNAYEKALSMARTLGISLNPVPNKVEELSETIAPMLYQTSTFSKMATTPIQPGELNITASVRVEYTY from the coding sequence ATGCAAGAATACAATGCCCCTGATAGGGTTCATTACCGCAACGATGAACATACATTGAAAGTTTCCGGCTCTGGGACACTATCTGCCGCTCCGGATCAAGCCACAATCACCCTAGGAGTCATAACAGAGGATAAGGACCCCCAAAAGGCCCAGCAAGCCAATTCCCAAGCAATCGCAAATGTCATCGCATCACTTAAATCCGCAGGCATTCCCGAAGAGCAATTGAAAACGAGTGATTACAGAATCGATCCGCAATATGATTTTATTGATGGAAAGGAATTGTTCAAGAACTACAAAGTCCAGCACATCATCCAAGCCCAAACGACCGAAATCGAGAAAATAGGCAGCATAATCGACACAGCTGTCAGAAGCGGCGCCAATTCAATCACCAGCATCCGCTTCTCTTTATCCAACCCAGATGCATACTATAACCAGGCACTTTCTCTCGCTTTAAAAAATGCATACGAAAAAGCACTCTCCATGGCCCGAACACTAGGAATCTCATTGAACCCAGTCCCTAATAAGGTTGAAGAGCTATCTGAAACTATAGCACCGATGCTTTACCAAACAAGTACCTTTTCAAAAATGGCGACTACCCCGATTCAGCCTGGTGAATTGAACATCACTGCCTCAGTAAGGGTGGAGTACACGTACTAA
- the purU gene encoding formyltetrahydrofolate deformylase has product MVSNFVQEQLQEFREKNQDRGRLIIKCPDRPGIVSTVTAFLKEYDANIVELSQYSMNPEGGTFFTRIEFDCPGLKDRAADMKLAFQEVSTAFSMQWTFNHVSDLKRTAIFVSKEPHCLLELLWEWQSGDLLADIALVISNHEDTRQIVESMGIPFYYIPANKDIRREVETKQLGLLEEFKVDLIILARYMQILTPDFVAAHPNKIINIHHSFLPAFIGARPYERAYDRGVKLIGATSHYVTNDLDEGPIIEQDIERVDHRDSAGDMKKIGRSAERRVLARAVKWHLEDRVLVHENKTVVF; this is encoded by the coding sequence ATGGTTAGCAACTTTGTGCAAGAACAGTTACAGGAGTTTCGCGAAAAGAATCAAGATAGAGGCCGTTTGATTATAAAGTGTCCGGACCGGCCAGGAATTGTTTCGACAGTTACTGCCTTTCTAAAAGAATATGATGCAAATATTGTTGAATTGAGTCAGTATTCGATGAATCCTGAGGGCGGTACCTTTTTCACAAGGATCGAATTCGATTGTCCGGGATTGAAGGATAGGGCAGCGGATATGAAACTGGCATTCCAGGAAGTTTCGACAGCATTCTCGATGCAATGGACATTTAACCATGTGAGTGATCTGAAGCGGACGGCAATCTTCGTTTCCAAGGAACCGCATTGTCTTCTGGAATTGCTATGGGAGTGGCAAAGCGGAGATTTATTAGCTGATATTGCGCTGGTCATCAGTAATCATGAAGATACGAGGCAAATTGTCGAATCGATGGGCATCCCATTTTATTACATTCCTGCAAATAAGGATATACGTAGGGAAGTGGAGACAAAACAGCTTGGACTTCTGGAAGAATTCAAGGTGGACCTTATTATCTTAGCCAGGTATATGCAGATATTGACGCCGGACTTCGTAGCGGCCCATCCAAACAAAATCATCAATATCCATCATTCATTTTTGCCTGCATTCATTGGAGCACGGCCTTATGAAAGAGCTTATGACAGAGGTGTTAAGCTGATTGGTGCGACTTCCCATTATGTGACGAATGATTTGGATGAAGGTCCAATCATCGAGCAGGATATTGAACGTGTGGACCATCGTGATTCTGCTGGGGATATGAAGAAAATCGGTCGTTCAGCTGAACGCAGGGTGCTGGCACGTGCCGTTAAATGGCATTTGGAGGACCGCGTCCTTGTTCATGAAAATAAGACGGTAGTCTTTTAA